One genomic window of Cololabis saira isolate AMF1-May2022 chromosome 3, fColSai1.1, whole genome shotgun sequence includes the following:
- the gnb3a gene encoding guanine nucleotide-binding protein G(I)/G(S)/G(T) subunit beta-3a yields MGEMEELRKEADSLKDQITAARKAVQDTTLQEATAGITVAGRVQLKTRKTLRGHLAKIYAMHWGTDSTLCVSASQDGKLIVWDTISTNKVNAIPLKSSWVMTCAYAPSGNLVACGGLDNMCSIYNLKGKDGNVKVMRELAAHTGYLSCCRFLSDSEIITSSGDCTCVLWDIETGTEKTIFAGHQGDCMSLAVSPDFKFFISGACDFTAKLWDIREAQCRQTFGGHESDINAIGFFPNGNAVITGSDDCTCKLFDLRGDQDLITYQDSTIMCGVTSLAASHSGRLLLAGYDDFNVNIWDTLKAERVGVVAGHDNRVSCIGVSSDGMACCTGSWDSFLKIWN; encoded by the exons ATGGGTGAAATGGAGGAATTGCGAAAGGAGGCAGACAGTCTCAAAGACCAGATAACT GCCGCTCGTAAGGCAGTGCAGGACACGACGCTGCAAGAAGCCACCGCTGGGATCACTGTGGCGGGGCGCGTCCAGTTGAAGACCAGGAAAACACTCAGGGGTCACCTTGCAAAGATCTATGCTATGCACTGGGGCACTGACTCTAC GCTGTGTGTCAGTGCCTCACAAGATGGAAAACTCATAGTGTGGGACACAATCTCAACCAACAAG GTGAACGCCATCCCCCTGAAATCGTCATGGGTGATGACGTGTGCTTATGCACCTTCAGGAAACCTTGTGGCATGTGGTGGTCTGGACAACATGTGCTCCATCTACAACCTCAAGGGCAAGGACGGAAACGTCAAGGTGATGCGTGAGCTGGCTGCCCACACAG GTTACCTGTCCTGCTGTCGTTTCCTCAGTGACAGTGAAATCATCACCAGCTCAGGCGACTGTACTTG TGTACTATGGGACATTGAGACAGGGACCGAAAAGACTATTTTTGCTGGCCACCAGGGAGACTGCATGTCCCTGGCTGTGTCTCCAGACTTCAAGTTCTTCATCTCAGGCGCGTGTGACTTCACAGCCAAGCTGTGGGACATAAGGGAGGCCCAATGCAGACAGACTTTTGGAGGCCACGAGAGTGACATCAATGCCATCGGG TTTTTCCCCAACGGCAATGCAGTGATAACAGGATCCGACGACTGCACCTGCAAACTGTTCGACCTACGAGGTGACCAGGATCTCATCACCTACCAAGACTCCACCATCATGTGCGGGGTGACCTCTCTGGCTGCATCACACTCCGGGCGGCTGTTACTGGCCGGCTATGATGACTTCAATGTCAACATCTGGGACACTCTGAAAGCTGAGAGAGTGG GTGTGGTGGCTGGTCACGATAACAGAGTGAGCTGCATCGGCGTATCTTCAGATGGTATGGCCTGTTGCACAGGATCCTGGGACAGCTTCCTCAAGATATGGAACTGA